DNA from Betaproteobacteria bacterium:
GCGTTCCGGCTCATCGCGCAAGCCGCCCAGGTGCTCAACGACGGCTACGACATCGAGATCATCGAAGCGCATCACCGCCACAAGGTCGATGCCCCCTCGGGAACAGCGTTGAAGATGGGTGAGATCATCGCCGCAACGCTCGGCCGCGATCTCGCGGCGTGCGCGGTCCACGGCCGCCACGGCGTCACCGGAGAGCGCGATCCGAGATCCATCGGCTTCTCCGCGATCCGGGGCGGGGACATCGTCGGCGACCACACGGTGCTCTTTGCCGGCGGCGGCGAGCGGGTCGAAGTGAGCGTCAAGGCCTCCAGCCGGGCGACGTACGCGCAAGGTGCCATACGTGCCGCGCGCTGGCTGCAATCGAAGCCGTCGGGACTGTTCGACATGCAGGACGTGCTCGGCCTGCGCTGAGCCCCTTCGGTAGTCGGGTAGTTGTTTCGGTAGGCGTCGTCGTTTGCCCGCCTCGCGGGGCGTCGGATATAATTTCCCGACTTCGAGCGGGATGGGCCGATGGCGCATCCCGCTTCGCATGTCTGTTGCCTCCGGAGCTCGCGTGTCGAAACCTGCCATCCTCGCCCTCGCCGACGGAACGGTGTTCCGTGGCGTATCCATAGGCGCCGATGGGATCGCCTGCGGCGAAGTCGTATTCAATACCGCGATCAGCGGTTATCAGGAAATCCTCACTGATCCCTCCTACTGCAACCAGATCGTCACACTCACGTACCCGCACATCGGCAATACCGGCGTCAATGTCGAAGACGTGGAGGCGAGCCGCCCGCAGGTCGCCGGACTGGTGATCCGCGAGTTGGCGCTCGCGCCGAGCAGTTGGCGCAAGAACCTCGCCCTGGACGAGTACCTGCGCCAATACGGCGTGGTCGGCATCGCGGGCATCGACACGCGCAAGCTCACGCGCCTGTTGCGCGATCAGG
Protein-coding regions in this window:
- the dapB gene encoding 4-hydroxy-tetrahydrodipicolinate reductase is translated as MKVAIAGSGGRMGRALLEAVLNAPGLDLHAALEARGHPAVEKDAGELIGSPCGVPVKADLAAIAGSDVLIDFTRPEGTLAHLSACRSHGVKMVIGTTGFSADEGASIAKGAGDIAIVMAPNMSVGTNLAFRLIAQAAQVLNDGYDIEIIEAHHRHKVDAPSGTALKMGEIIAATLGRDLAACAVHGRHGVTGERDPRSIGFSAIRGGDIVGDHTVLFAGGGERVEVSVKASSRATYAQGAIRAARWLQSKPSGLFDMQDVLGLR